From one Stieleria sp. JC731 genomic stretch:
- the panB gene encoding 3-methyl-2-oxobutanoate hydroxymethyltransferase: MSQSEPAKRITTRSLQLRRDRGQSISMLTAYDFPTAQLLDEAGIDVLLVGDTVAMVVGGHETTLPASMDQMIYHAEMVGRAAKRAMVVVDLPFPEGQLQVTRSIEAGARVLQETKCHAVKLEGGAEQAHRIEAMVTAGIPVMAHVGLRPQNVHVDGGYRVKREQEKLIVDAKAAEDAGAFAVLIECVPESVAAAIHDAISVPTIGIGAGPATTGQVLVTNDLIGLTSGYTPKFVRTFASVGETIRQAADSFRQSVEDGSFPGPDESFK; encoded by the coding sequence ATGAGCCAAAGCGAACCGGCAAAGCGAATCACGACCCGATCGCTGCAGTTACGCCGCGATCGCGGGCAATCAATCTCGATGTTGACGGCCTACGATTTCCCCACAGCGCAGCTTCTGGACGAAGCCGGGATTGATGTGCTATTGGTCGGGGACACTGTCGCCATGGTTGTTGGGGGGCACGAAACGACGCTTCCCGCGTCGATGGACCAAATGATTTATCACGCCGAAATGGTCGGGCGTGCGGCGAAACGTGCGATGGTCGTTGTCGATTTGCCGTTTCCAGAGGGGCAGCTGCAGGTCACACGCAGCATCGAAGCGGGCGCCCGCGTGCTGCAAGAAACTAAATGTCATGCGGTCAAGCTTGAAGGCGGCGCCGAACAAGCCCATCGCATCGAAGCCATGGTGACGGCAGGGATTCCCGTGATGGCCCATGTCGGACTTCGCCCCCAGAACGTTCATGTCGACGGCGGTTACCGCGTCAAACGCGAGCAGGAAAAACTGATTGTTGATGCGAAAGCTGCCGAAGATGCAGGAGCGTTCGCCGTGTTAATCGAGTGCGTTCCCGAATCGGTCGCGGCGGCGATTCACGATGCCATTTCGGTGCCGACGATCGGGATCGGTGCCGGGCCGGCCACGACGGGGCAGGTGCTTGTCACCAACGATCTGATCGGCCTGACGTCCGGTTACACTCCAAAATTTGTTCGCACGTTTGCATCCGTCGGCGAAACCATTCGTCAGGCAGCGGACTCGTTCCGGCAATCGGTCGAAGACGGCAGTTTTCCAGGACCAGACGAGTCGTTCAAATAG
- a CDS encoding formylmethanofuran dehydrogenase subunit A: MRILIRGGRVIDPAFDTDEIKDLWIDGDRIIDGEDLAENDAHKVINADGCVIMAGGIDIHTHIGGGKLSIARMLMQDEIEQSALKLGRQAQQCDYLPTAAVTGWRYLEMGYTVAFEPAMIPCNARAAHAEMSDIPGLATGGFCLLGNDEVLLRLIASKAPQSLINDYVAWMVRATQSIAIKVVNAGGISAFKFGERNLDVDEKHPHYGVTPGDIIRVLARAAFEIGLTHPLHIHCSNLGVPGNISSTLATIKAANGFPIHLTHAQFHSYAKTETGMASAAEALVQAINQNPNVTIDVGQIMFGQTVTISADAPHQFENRGHASPRKSVIADIECEAGCGVVPFRYRKRQFVHALQWAIGLELFLMVDDPSRVFLTTDHPNGAPFTAYPHLLRLLCDRSFRETALGEIDADAAAASSLAGLDREYSIADVATMTRSAPARIMGLHDRGNLGPGSIADVVLYQQDDDIEKMFRSPRHVFVAGEHLVDQTRADDPIDLSAAKQIEHQTLIADVSFDVQQAERFRSMYNETSTFDFERLWISDEELHSVIGSRPTRQKIRSRAS; encoded by the coding sequence ATGAGAATCCTGATCCGCGGTGGTAGAGTCATTGATCCGGCTTTCGACACCGACGAAATCAAAGACCTGTGGATCGATGGCGATCGGATCATCGACGGAGAAGACCTGGCTGAGAACGACGCTCATAAAGTGATCAATGCCGATGGCTGTGTTATCATGGCCGGTGGAATTGACATCCACACGCATATCGGCGGCGGAAAACTTTCGATCGCGCGCATGTTGATGCAAGACGAGATCGAACAATCGGCGTTGAAACTTGGACGCCAAGCTCAGCAGTGCGATTACTTGCCAACAGCTGCCGTGACGGGCTGGCGTTACCTGGAAATGGGGTACACCGTCGCATTTGAACCGGCAATGATTCCGTGTAACGCTCGCGCCGCACACGCGGAAATGTCAGACATCCCCGGCTTGGCAACGGGCGGCTTTTGCTTACTTGGCAATGACGAAGTCCTACTGCGACTCATCGCAAGCAAGGCTCCACAATCGCTGATCAATGATTATGTCGCTTGGATGGTCCGGGCCACGCAAAGCATCGCCATCAAAGTCGTCAACGCGGGTGGGATTTCGGCATTCAAGTTTGGTGAACGCAATTTAGATGTTGATGAAAAGCATCCACATTACGGCGTGACCCCCGGCGATATCATTCGCGTGCTCGCCCGCGCGGCGTTTGAAATTGGCCTGACACATCCGCTTCACATTCATTGCAGCAACTTGGGTGTTCCGGGCAATATTTCGTCCACCCTGGCGACAATCAAAGCTGCCAACGGATTTCCGATCCACCTGACACACGCACAATTCCACAGCTATGCCAAAACCGAAACGGGGATGGCATCGGCCGCCGAAGCACTGGTCCAAGCGATCAACCAAAACCCCAACGTGACCATCGACGTCGGCCAGATCATGTTCGGCCAAACCGTCACGATCAGTGCCGATGCCCCACACCAGTTTGAAAATCGAGGCCACGCATCACCGCGAAAATCCGTGATCGCGGACATCGAATGTGAAGCAGGCTGCGGCGTGGTTCCGTTCCGTTATCGCAAACGTCAATTCGTTCACGCGTTGCAATGGGCGATCGGGTTGGAACTGTTTTTGATGGTGGATGATCCTAGCCGAGTTTTCTTGACAACCGACCATCCCAACGGCGCCCCCTTCACAGCGTATCCGCACCTGCTTCGCCTGCTATGTGACCGCTCGTTCCGCGAAACGGCTCTCGGTGAAATCGACGCAGATGCTGCCGCGGCAAGCTCGCTGGCGGGACTTGATCGAGAATATTCGATCGCCGACGTCGCCACGATGACACGATCGGCGCCCGCAAGAATCATGGGCTTACATGACCGAGGCAATTTGGGTCCCGGCTCGATCGCTGACGTTGTGCTTTACCAACAGGACGATGACATCGAAAAGATGTTTCGATCCCCACGGCATGTGTTCGTCGCAGGCGAACACTTGGTCGACCAGACACGCGCAGACGATCCGATTGACTTGTCGGCGGCAAAACAAATTGAACACCAAACGTTGATTGCCGACGTGTCGTTCGACGTCCAGCAGGCCGAGCGTTTTCGGTCGATGTACAACGAAACTTCGACGTTCGATTTCGAACGGCTGTGGATCAGCGACGAAGAACTGCATTCGGTCATTGGCTCGCGACCGACTCGGCAAAAAATCCGGAGTCGAGCATCATGA
- the fhcD gene encoding formylmethanofuran--tetrahydromethanopterin N-formyltransferase translates to MTEPAIPLSINGVDIEDTFAEAFDMKATRLIVTAIDSFWARQAAVAMSGFGTSVIDCKIEIDIERELTADETPDGRPGFALLGFAMSGGELEKQITRRCGQCVLTCPTTSLFSGLESVRDQTDKRVPLGKSLRFFGDGHQISKWIAGQRYWRVPVMDGEFLCQHDAPRIDGIGGGNFLLVAESLPTALRAAKIAVDAIATMPGVIAPFPGGVVRSGSKVGSKYKSMIASTNDAYCPTLRGVVDSKLSLKQNAVLEIVLDGIDFASISKAIETGIRAACDACGNKGLLSITAGNYGGKLGRHHFKLHEILR, encoded by the coding sequence ATGACCGAACCTGCAATTCCGCTATCCATTAATGGTGTGGACATAGAAGATACGTTTGCGGAAGCCTTCGATATGAAGGCAACGAGATTGATTGTGACCGCGATCGATTCTTTCTGGGCACGACAAGCCGCGGTCGCGATGAGCGGTTTTGGGACCAGTGTGATCGATTGCAAAATTGAAATCGATATCGAACGAGAGCTGACCGCTGACGAGACACCTGACGGCCGCCCCGGTTTTGCTTTGCTGGGCTTTGCGATGTCAGGCGGTGAACTGGAGAAACAGATCACCCGTCGTTGCGGACAATGTGTACTGACCTGCCCGACGACGTCGCTGTTTTCGGGACTCGAGTCGGTTCGCGATCAAACAGATAAACGTGTCCCGTTGGGCAAGTCACTGCGTTTTTTTGGCGACGGTCACCAGATCAGCAAATGGATCGCGGGACAACGTTACTGGCGAGTCCCAGTGATGGATGGTGAATTCCTGTGCCAACACGATGCACCTCGGATCGATGGTATCGGCGGCGGAAACTTCTTGCTGGTCGCCGAATCGCTACCGACGGCCCTGCGAGCGGCAAAAATTGCGGTCGATGCGATCGCCACGATGCCCGGTGTGATCGCACCTTTTCCCGGTGGTGTTGTCCGCAGTGGATCGAAAGTCGGTTCGAAATATAAATCGATGATCGCATCAACCAACGATGCATACTGCCCGACACTTCGAGGCGTTGTGGATTCGAAACTGTCTCTGAAACAAAACGCGGTTCTAGAAATTGTGCTCGACGGGATCGACTTTGCGTCAATTTCCAAGGCCATTGAAACGGGCATTCGCGCCGCATGCGACGCCTGCGGAAACAAAGGTTTACTGTCGATCACGGCTGGCAACTACGGCGGAAAACTGGGGCGTCATCACTTCAAGCTTCATGAGATCTTGCGATGA
- a CDS encoding Gfo/Idh/MocA family protein — MTRITRRQFSAASAASAASFASLSFGVHSSQSAKASDNPNEKLGVVVAGLNSRGRSHVAGFGNDSRCEIRAIVDIDEKVAERAAASIKEQYGKAPKVYRDFREMLESDDLQIVTAATPNHWHALMGVWAMQAGKDVYIEKPISHNVMEGRSLVEAAKRHQRMFQTGTQCRSSKGVIDLVDFVQGGGIGEVKLARGLCYKRRKSIGPLGNYPIPDNVDFNLWSGPATYTDPKVTRQKFHYDWHWQRHYGNGDSGNQGPHQTDVARWGLGLERHPESVLTYAGRLGYKAERKNPDYVDAGDTANTQVSIYNYGDKTIVFETRGLSVDNSADKEINELFGSNRGNRIGVIFYGSEGYAIQGPRYENGAVFDKNMKLVREFKHDTKVDGQLNDVHMSNFVDSVVSRDYSTLHADAMCGHLSASIAHLGNIAYYVGQDQKASPDEIKQAVEKFDSSDDDVATFERTLQHLRDNGVKPESEQLSLGPVLNFDPKSEKFADNDAANAMLTRQYRDGFEVPKPADV, encoded by the coding sequence ATGACTCGTATTACCCGTCGTCAATTTTCCGCGGCATCCGCGGCATCCGCGGCATCATTCGCTAGCCTTTCATTCGGCGTCCACAGTAGCCAATCCGCCAAAGCATCTGACAACCCAAACGAAAAACTGGGCGTTGTCGTTGCCGGTCTCAATAGCCGAGGCCGTTCTCACGTTGCGGGTTTCGGAAATGATTCGCGATGTGAGATTCGCGCAATCGTTGACATCGACGAAAAGGTGGCCGAAAGGGCAGCCGCCAGCATCAAAGAACAGTACGGCAAAGCTCCCAAGGTCTATCGTGATTTTCGCGAGATGCTTGAATCGGATGATTTGCAGATCGTCACCGCTGCGACACCAAATCATTGGCACGCATTGATGGGTGTCTGGGCAATGCAGGCCGGCAAAGACGTCTACATCGAAAAGCCCATCAGCCACAACGTGATGGAAGGACGCTCGCTGGTCGAAGCCGCCAAGCGTCACCAACGCATGTTCCAAACCGGAACACAGTGCCGCAGCAGCAAAGGTGTGATCGACCTCGTCGACTTCGTCCAAGGTGGCGGAATCGGTGAAGTCAAACTCGCGCGCGGCCTTTGTTACAAACGCCGAAAATCAATCGGGCCGCTTGGCAACTACCCGATCCCCGACAACGTTGACTTCAACCTGTGGAGCGGACCGGCAACCTACACCGACCCGAAAGTCACTCGGCAAAAGTTCCACTACGATTGGCACTGGCAACGACACTATGGCAACGGTGATTCCGGCAACCAAGGCCCACACCAAACCGATGTCGCACGCTGGGGACTTGGCTTGGAACGTCACCCGGAATCGGTTCTAACCTATGCGGGCCGCCTAGGCTACAAAGCGGAACGCAAGAACCCTGACTACGTCGATGCCGGTGATACTGCAAACACTCAGGTTTCGATTTACAACTACGGTGACAAGACCATCGTTTTTGAAACACGTGGCCTAAGCGTCGACAACAGCGCCGACAAAGAAATCAACGAACTCTTCGGCAGCAACCGCGGCAATCGTATCGGTGTCATCTTCTATGGCAGCGAAGGCTATGCGATCCAAGGACCTCGCTACGAAAACGGGGCCGTGTTCGACAAGAACATGAAACTCGTTCGTGAGTTCAAGCACGACACCAAAGTCGACGGGCAGTTGAACGACGTGCACATGAGCAACTTCGTCGACTCAGTCGTTTCACGTGACTATTCAACGCTGCATGCCGACGCGATGTGCGGACACCTGTCTGCGTCGATCGCGCATCTCGGAAACATCGCTTACTATGTCGGGCAAGACCAAAAGGCATCGCCGGACGAAATCAAGCAAGCGGTCGAGAAATTCGATTCATCCGATGATGATGTCGCGACATTCGAACGAACTTTGCAGCACCTTCGCGACAACGGTGTCAAACCAGAATCCGAACAGCTGTCCCTGGGCCCGGTTCTGAACTTTGATCCTAAGTCGGAAAAGTTCGCCGACAACGATGCGGCCAACGCAATGTTGACTCGTCAATATCGCGACGGCTTCGAAGTTCCCAAACCTGCAGACGTCTAG
- a CDS encoding peptidoglycan-binding domain-containing protein gives MTLFINASVGRRGVNKHDDTTGVQKAINQVPLDDGGSPVPLKPDGICGRKTIDAIERFQIHHFGWPGADGLIEPGRQTYNRLVLYTFPDLELPPIPKRRAEPRSTKFIIMRENARDSFGASNHDYYFEVRSVPHNFASVYYLERRPMPKPRPIPTKFNGHFSIFHTKKPITTKEFQCQAVYFSREQVAQKVESHLTLVLDSGSIEIPMDSHLIGPHGIVRHSQGGASTFQSGLFDFVSLADQVF, from the coding sequence GTGACACTTTTCATAAACGCTTCTGTCGGACGTCGTGGTGTCAACAAGCACGACGACACCACTGGTGTGCAGAAGGCAATCAATCAAGTGCCATTGGATGATGGTGGATCTCCAGTCCCACTGAAACCGGATGGCATTTGCGGGCGCAAAACGATCGATGCGATCGAACGGTTCCAGATTCACCATTTCGGATGGCCGGGTGCCGATGGCCTAATCGAGCCGGGCCGGCAAACGTACAACCGCTTGGTTCTCTATACGTTTCCGGATTTGGAGCTGCCTCCGATTCCAAAACGTCGCGCCGAACCGCGATCAACGAAGTTCATCATCATGCGCGAAAACGCGCGAGATTCGTTTGGAGCGAGCAATCACGATTACTATTTCGAAGTCCGTTCGGTGCCCCATAACTTCGCTAGCGTCTACTATCTTGAACGCAGGCCGATGCCCAAACCGCGGCCGATCCCGACCAAATTCAACGGACACTTTTCAATCTTCCATACGAAGAAGCCGATCACGACGAAAGAGTTCCAATGCCAGGCGGTGTATTTCTCTCGCGAGCAAGTTGCTCAAAAGGTAGAAAGTCACCTCACGCTTGTTCTCGATAGCGGGTCGATCGAGATCCCGATGGACTCGCATTTGATCGGTCCCCACGGAATCGTCCGCCACAGCCAAGGTGGCGCCAGCACGTTTCAGTCTGGCCTGTTCGACTTCGTCTCCTTAGCCGATCAAGTGTTTTAA
- a CDS encoding YbhB/YbcL family Raf kinase inhibitor-like protein has protein sequence MCLTISSPAFFNGATLPEKYTVEGANVSPPLRWRGLPEGTQELAIVCEDPDASSKEDSVHWLVYKIPPDLAELPEHLPRESTTDMPIRILQGQHSTTGGPKMGYCGPTPPAQKEVHHYRFKLYALSKKLDLDPGADRIALEKAMQGKVLAESELIGTYQRH, from the coding sequence ATGTGCCTGACCATTTCAAGCCCAGCGTTTTTCAATGGGGCAACGTTGCCGGAAAAGTATACGGTGGAGGGTGCCAATGTTTCTCCTCCACTGCGATGGCGAGGCCTTCCAGAAGGCACTCAGGAACTTGCAATCGTATGCGAAGATCCTGACGCGTCATCGAAAGAAGACAGTGTGCATTGGCTGGTCTACAAGATTCCGCCAGACCTAGCGGAACTGCCGGAGCACTTGCCACGCGAATCGACAACTGACATGCCGATTCGGATCTTGCAAGGACAGCATTCCACAACTGGCGGACCAAAGATGGGTTACTGTGGCCCGACACCACCGGCCCAAAAAGAAGTGCACCATTATCGGTTCAAGCTTTATGCACTTTCGAAAAAGCTTGACCTTGATCCGGGAGCTGATCGGATCGCTCTCGAAAAGGCAATGCAAGGAAAGGTGTTGGCAGAGTCTGAATTGATCGGAACTTACCAACGCCACTAG
- a CDS encoding DUF4261 domain-containing protein — MTMVCFVVFSDAPQFDSRAFGEHMSGCFPDAIEIDSIKADSENIHQIDLVDKGEDGVDPGAIFVSRMPKIPTESDEESATPLWPDAQAQLASHQSHWVVVVGDSKNSPVTQAKILTQAVNAILNLYPTAVGILWGKQATKVSSENFRLVVDSMGKDDLPVGLWIDIDVVPHEGHPTMGLTTGLEAFGLMEIECVTATESAEELYARLTGVCEYLMLNGPVLKHGDSLGETEHERIRVLHRESVFGREGKVIHLVYEGSGENASLGPEDNAEPSLVQSLLVLLACVGAVGCLVIGIVYAVGWLGEQFADQPQPEQPRFAMRDDQSNPETETSAPTVPLPVQTTPLGQNQLAPQVPQDNDGPDRDESNSDMEDSNVNETAPLETDTVQPSVVAAESSNEATGAPQAEFETPATASEQSPSKVEVVEAADPPALEVEPSSGQSIPALENPFEVVQPSQVGAMARAKQPTSAEQDTLDQATEARQWHDASGDVLDSGDIFAVEKERDQTVVRVRMPDGTESSIAYKQLSSEDQTFAKQWYVEQRDAIFQPVIAKLPEVGDKVRVKWSSRWYDGTIKEIEGERYRFRYDGWGKQWDEWKTADRLRWPDDTPVAESQ; from the coding sequence ATGACTATGGTTTGCTTTGTCGTTTTCTCCGACGCTCCCCAGTTCGATTCGCGTGCGTTCGGGGAGCACATGTCTGGTTGCTTTCCAGATGCCATCGAAATCGACTCGATCAAGGCAGATTCAGAAAACATCCATCAGATTGATTTGGTCGATAAGGGCGAGGACGGAGTCGATCCGGGAGCGATTTTTGTTTCCCGAATGCCCAAGATTCCGACCGAATCCGATGAAGAATCCGCAACTCCGCTTTGGCCTGATGCGCAGGCGCAGCTGGCTTCTCATCAAAGCCACTGGGTTGTCGTCGTTGGCGACTCGAAGAACTCTCCCGTCACCCAGGCGAAGATTTTGACGCAAGCTGTCAATGCGATTCTGAATCTCTATCCCACCGCAGTCGGAATCCTTTGGGGAAAGCAAGCGACCAAGGTATCGAGTGAAAACTTTCGTCTCGTCGTCGATTCAATGGGCAAGGACGACTTGCCAGTGGGGCTGTGGATCGACATCGATGTGGTGCCGCACGAAGGCCATCCGACCATGGGTTTGACAACCGGACTTGAAGCGTTCGGATTAATGGAAATCGAATGTGTCACCGCGACCGAATCGGCTGAAGAGCTTTACGCAAGACTGACAGGTGTGTGTGAATACCTGATGCTCAATGGGCCGGTGCTAAAACACGGCGACTCACTTGGCGAAACCGAGCATGAACGCATTCGAGTGCTGCACCGTGAATCGGTCTTTGGCCGTGAAGGCAAAGTGATTCATCTGGTCTACGAAGGGTCTGGAGAAAACGCTTCGCTCGGTCCCGAAGACAACGCTGAACCTAGCTTAGTGCAATCATTACTGGTTCTATTGGCATGTGTCGGTGCCGTTGGATGTCTTGTTATCGGAATCGTGTATGCCGTCGGTTGGCTAGGAGAACAATTCGCAGATCAACCGCAACCAGAGCAGCCCAGGTTTGCGATGCGCGATGATCAATCCAATCCAGAGACGGAGACGTCCGCACCAACAGTGCCGCTGCCCGTACAAACAACACCGCTCGGTCAAAATCAGCTGGCACCACAAGTTCCACAGGACAACGATGGTCCTGATCGCGATGAGTCGAACAGCGACATGGAAGATTCCAATGTCAATGAAACTGCTCCGCTAGAAACCGACACCGTGCAACCCAGCGTTGTCGCGGCTGAGTCTAGCAATGAAGCCACAGGTGCCCCGCAAGCCGAGTTCGAAACGCCCGCGACGGCTTCGGAGCAATCGCCGTCCAAGGTCGAGGTCGTCGAAGCTGCCGATCCGCCTGCGTTGGAGGTCGAACCAAGCTCTGGTCAAAGCATTCCAGCGCTAGAAAATCCCTTCGAGGTCGTTCAGCCATCACAAGTCGGCGCGATGGCCAGAGCGAAGCAGCCGACTTCTGCGGAACAAGATACTTTGGACCAAGCGACGGAGGCTCGTCAGTGGCATGATGCTTCGGGCGATGTTTTAGATTCAGGCGACATCTTCGCCGTCGAAAAGGAACGCGATCAAACGGTCGTTCGAGTGCGCATGCCGGATGGGACTGAGTCTTCGATTGCCTACAAACAGCTATCAAGCGAAGACCAGACGTTTGCCAAGCAATGGTATGTCGAACAGCGTGACGCAATATTCCAGCCCGTCATCGCGAAGCTGCCTGAAGTCGGCGACAAGGTTCGCGTGAAGTGGAGCAGTCGTTGGTACGACGGAACGATTAAAGAAATCGAAGGCGAACGCTATCGATTTAGGTACGACGGTTGGGGCAAGCAATGGGATGAATGGAAAACCGCCGATCGATTGCGATGGCCGGATGATACGCCCGTTGCGGAAAGCCAATGA